In Hydra vulgaris chromosome 06, alternate assembly HydraT2T_AEP, a genomic segment contains:
- the LOC105844339 gene encoding uncharacterized protein LOC105844339 isoform X2: protein MIYIQESIVILIIVTILHFADGFCQIHCNCIEGNFSVCYAHGATHANSSNETKPINIPVNLEHLSNQPPCEFNLNTNISALAPFVTECGNSKADFLILKTWFPHLTSLKKINNAEECVYKLFNKTMVNNCSTGCIESADFLLLCLCKICIPSSTAKIENFYKNKTNSSDKSVMQLKWGFPLVITTASLSILAILINLIFLLRICLYKPVNLINTLGFFLMIFSIFLASYGIIMAAYLYKGWNSETHFCQGLTSLKFFSLGACICSLVMLSFHFSLRQSSTETGERDAVFKGVVFVLEGVMLSGVFSIMSWVKMDDWDFLCCIITPTSNMDKVLMLVETSYYAILFLVVAKYLFHLFRRKKNDCPFFMEHYYEVESSLFALIFFSFFIWVAGYTVTLPFFNLFSLKLTAIIRVCVLMVPLNLHTLIFNLTTSCKEKNLKITKSVYGENDALTECECFGTGTCQSCKSNYSIDLKLDDNISNQETMLLSTECLSNNAPLQEEVQSNQLINKKNNFVSPKLVCRSPTARRFFSESKNCTITNDFKTETILLQEKDENNSCVSDNIKPQKPTFLDLNEVKTTDLVLMPVAKLNSPRGKPTDFPSFISIDDTTPDRAMKMCFDGTKSKFERKSIVKDSPTS, encoded by the exons atgatatatatacaagagtcaatagttattttaatcATTGTAACAATTTTACACTTTGCTGATGGATTTTGTCAGATTCATTGCAACTGTATCGAAGGAAATTTTTCTGTTTGTTACGCACATGGTGCTACGCATGCAAATAGTTCAAACGAAACCAAGCCTATCAATATTCCGGTAAATTTAGAACACCT ttcaaATCAACCCCCTTGTGAGTTTAATCTGAATACTAATATATCAGCATTGGCTCCATTTGTGACAGAATGTGGAAACTCTAAagctgattttttaattttaaaaacatggttTCCTCATTTgacttcattaaaaaagataaacaacgCAGAAGAATgtgtttataagttatttaacaaaacaatgGTCAACAACTGCAGTACAGGCTGCATTGAATCTGCTGACTTTTTGCTCTTGTGTTTATGCAAAATTTGCATACCTTCTTCAACTGctaaaatagaaaacttttacaaaaataaaacaaacagttCTGATAAATCCGTAATGCAACTTAAATGGGGTTTTCCATTAGTTATTACAACAGCTTCACTTAGTATTTTAGCcatattaattaatttgatatttcttttacgaatttgtttatataaaccaGTAAACCTGATAAATACTCTTGGTTTTTTTCTGATGATATTTAGCATATTTTTGGCAAGCTACGGGATAATAATGGCCGCTTATTTGTATAAAGGATGGAATTCAGAAACGCATTTTTGTCAAGGTTTAAcctcattaaagtttttttcacttGGTGCATGTATATGTTCACTTGTGATGCTTTCTTTCCATTTTTCTCTTCGGCAATCCAGCACTGAAACAGGTGAAAGAGATGCTGTATTTAAAGGTGTCGTCTTCGTTTTAGAAGGAGTCATGCTTTCAGGAGTTTTTTCAATTATGAGCTGGGTCAAAATGGATGATTGGGATTTTCTTTGTTGCATAATTACACCAACATCGAATATGGATAAAGTCTTAATGCTTGTCGAAACCTCTTACTacgctattttatttttggttgttgcaaaatatctttttcatttatttcgTCGGAAAAAAAATGACTGCCCGTTTTTCATGGAACATTATTATGAAGTAGAAAGTTCTTTGTTtgcattgatattttttagtttctttatttgGGTGGCTGGATACACTGTGACCTTgccattttttaacttgttttcgTTAAAACTTACTGCAATAATACGGGTATGCGTATTGATGGTACCTTTAAATTTGCACAcactgatttttaatttaactacttcttgcaaagaaaaaaatttaaaaatcaccaAATCTGTTTACGGAGAAAACGATGCTTTAACAGAATGCGAATGTTTTGGTACCGGAACCTGTCAATCATGTAAATCAAACTATTCAATTGATTTAAAACTTGATGATAATATTTCTAATCAAGAAACAATGCTACTAAGTACAGAATGTTTATCAAACAATGCACCTTTGCAGGAGGAAGTACAAAGTAACCAAttgattaacaaaaaaaacaattttgtgtCACCAAAGTTAGTCTGTAGGTCACCAACCGCCCGCAGATTTTTCAGCGAATCAAAAAATTGTACTATcacaaatgattttaaaaccgaaacaattttattgcaaGAGAAAGACGAAAATAATTCATGTGTATCTGATAACATAAAACCCCAAAAACCAACATTTTTAGATCTCAACGAAGTAAAAACTACAGATCTAGTTTTGATGCCTGTTGCAAAATTAAACAGCCCTAGAGGGAAACCTACTGATTTTCCATCATTTATTTCTATTGACGATACCACTCCCGATCGTGCTATGAAAATGTGTTTTGATGGTACAAAATCTAAATTTGAAAGGAAGTCTATTGTAAAAGATTCACCCACTTCTTAA